In one window of Flavobacterium ginsengisoli DNA:
- a CDS encoding DUF5004 domain-containing protein has translation MKCKSLYWLAFMMCFFAIGCDNTDDGSYVAPITLYEKVNGNWGLTNLKMVDEVAKANNIQPNEENLSTYFNYEDFKIKFNVDEKNNPTSYEVTGDVPPLFAPKGYWALSSEFQSSITGVGTKIYLYSDAQKTQKIDELRLVSVPGKTREMQIQLVRSSGGVDFLSYVFKLNAIN, from the coding sequence ATGAAATGTAAAAGTCTTTATTGGCTAGCTTTTATGATGTGTTTTTTTGCAATCGGATGCGATAACACAGATGACGGAAGCTATGTAGCACCAATTACTCTTTATGAAAAAGTAAACGGGAATTGGGGATTAACAAATCTGAAAATGGTTGATGAAGTTGCGAAAGCAAATAATATTCAGCCAAACGAAGAAAACTTGAGTACTTATTTTAACTACGAAGATTTTAAAATCAAATTTAACGTAGATGAAAAGAACAATCCAACAAGTTATGAAGTAACAGGAGATGTCCCTCCGTTATTTGCTCCTAAGGGATATTGGGCACTTAGCTCAGAATTTCAATCGTCTATCACTGGTGTTGGAACCAAAATCTATCTGTACAGCGATGCACAGAAAACGCAGAAAATAGATGAATTGAGATTAGTTTCGGTTCCAGGTAAAACCAGAGAAATGCAGATTCAATTGGTACGTTCTTCTGGCGGTGTAGATTTCTTGTCTTATGTGTTTAAATTAAATGCTATTAATTAA